GATGCCAAGGGGCGCATCTATTACGATCCGGAGTATTCGCCGCTCGCCGATGGCGGTTTGGTGCGAACGCCGCAACCGGACGAACTGATTCCGGCTCCGCCCGGGACGGTGGAGATGGTCCTGCCGGGACGCCGCGTTCTGACCACCACCGGAATGCTCGATAAACGCTACGTTCTCGCAGCGATTCTTCCCGCTGGATACACGCGCTTGCTGGTACCGGCATGGATTAAGGAACGCGGCGCGCCCGCGCTGCCGCTCTTCGGCTACACGTTCGCCTGCGTCATCGACGACCGGCTCCACGTGGCGGCCGTCAAGACGGACGAGAGCGAGGATTGGCAGCCGCGGTACTTCGAACCCGGCGAGCTGGAGCGTACGCTCGAAGCGCGGCTCGCCACGGATCCCCAGAATCGGGTGCTGCAGCAAGTGGCGCTCTGTTCGCGCGAATACGGGTGCTTTACGGCACAG
This genomic stretch from Candidatus Dormiibacterota bacterium harbors:
- a CDS encoding radical SAM protein, giving the protein MTIDLAYCDAKGRIYYDPEYSPLADGGLVRTPQPDELIPAPPGTVEMVLPGRRVLTTTGMLDKRYVLAAILPAGYTRLLVPAWIKERGAPALPLFGYTFACVIDDRLHVAAVKTDESEDWQPRYFEPGELERTLEARLATDPQNRVLQQVALCSREYGCFTAQNVFLERGEAALPVSPKCNARCIGCISEQEPDAGLPSPQTRIDFETTADELARIGV